One Festucalex cinctus isolate MCC-2025b chromosome 1, RoL_Fcin_1.0, whole genome shotgun sequence genomic region harbors:
- the LOC144009382 gene encoding uncharacterized protein LOC144009382 isoform X3: MFTMAKVKYEEELCGAQEDNERQRQLLDAVYKQPRVVLNRADVAEKYLRPDEQKVKSPQVKEEEEEHPYFKEEKKSPGVKKEEVGDDVTKSPMTFKSSMTFAPLKREDEVKGESEEGTGAEPSNSISTPQNMIPESDADHWGPSQAKSDDIRSLSSHDDDDDDDDDRSCHTDDKSCECSHCGKTLSSKGSLKIHLRRHTGEKPFSCSDCGKSFSRKSLLTLHSRTHTGEKPFSCSDCGKSFSQKSHLTTHTRRHTGEKPFSCLDCGKSFFRKSHLTLHSRTHTGEKPFSCLDCGKSFSWKSALTTHTRRHTGEKLFSCLDCGKSFSDKSDLTTHKRKHTGEKPFSCLDCGKSFSWKSDLTTHTRGHTGEKPFSCLDCGKSFSLKSNLTKHSTTHTGEKLFACTHCGKSFSQKSHLTLHSRTHTGEKPFSCSDCGKSFSSKSNLTTHTRRHTAEKPFACLDCGKSFSLKSHLTRHTKSHTGEKPFSCSDCGKSFSSKSNFTKHTRIHSGEKPFSCSDCGKSFSHRSYLTIHTRKHAGEKPFSCSDCGKSFYRKQHLTIHTRRHTGEKPFSCSDCGKSFSRRSYLIIHTRKHAGEKPFSCSDCGKRYSDRSNFKKHTRSHGKKSFSCSVCAERFSCKKLSERHECAGENSSHL; this comes from the exons atgttcacaatggcgaaagtcaagtacgaagaggagctttgtggagcacaggaggacaacgagcgacaacgtcaactgctggacgccgtttacaagcagcctcgagttgtgttgaacagagcag acgtcgctgagaaatatcttcgtcctgacgaaCAGAAGGTGAAATCTCCTCaagtgaaagaggaggaggaagagcatccttattttaaagaagaaaaaaagtcccctggtgtcaaaaaggaggaggttggggatgacgtcaccaagtcaccaatgaccttcaagtcatcaatgaccttcgcccctttaaagagggaagatgaagtcaagggtgagagtgaggagggcacaGGGGCGGAGCCTTCAAACAGCATCTCaactcctcaaaacatgattccagaaagtgatgcagaccactggggaccatcacaagcaaaaagtgatgacataaggtccctttcttctcatgatgatgatgatgatgatgatgatgataggtcgtgtcacactgacgacaaatcctgcgaatgttctcactgtgggaaaacattgagttcaaaaggaagtttgaaaattcacctgagaagacacactggggaaaaacctttttcttgctcagattgtggcaaaagcttctctcggaagtcacttttaacattacattcaagaacacacactggggaaaaacctttttcttgctcagattgtggcaaaagcttctctcagaagtcacatttaacaacacatacaagaagacacactggggaaaaacctttttcttgtttagattgtggcaaaagcttctttcggaagtcacatttaacattacattcaagaacacacactggggaaaaacctttttcttgtttagattgtggtaaaagcttctcttggaagtcagctttaacaacacatacaagaagacacactggggaaaaacttttttcttgtttagattgtggcaaaagcttctctgacaagtcagatttaacaacacataaaagaaaacacactggggaaaaacctttttcttgtttagattgtggcaaaagcttctcttggaagtcagatttaacaacacatacaagaggacacactggggaaaaacctttttcttgtttagattgtggcaaaagcttctctttgaagtcaaatttaacaaaacattcaacaacacacactggggaaaaactttttgcttgtacccactgtggcaaaagcttctctcagaagtcacatttaacattacattcaagaacacacactggggaaaaacctttttcttgctcagattgtggcaaaagcttctcttcgaagtcaaatttaacaacacatacaagaagacacactgcggaaaaaccttttgcttgtttagattgtggcaaaagcttctctttgaagtcacatttaacaagacatacaaaaagccacactggcgagaaacctttttcttgctcagattgtggcaaaagcttctcttcgaagtcaaatttcacaaaacatacaagaatccatagtggcgagaaacctttctcttgctcagattgtggcaaaagcttctctcacaggtcatatttaacaatacatacaagaaaacacgctggtgagaaacctttttcttgctcagattgtggcaaaagcttctatcGGAAGCAGCatttaacaatacatacaagaaggcacactggcgagaaacctttctcttgctcagattgtggcaaaagcttctctcgcaggtcatatttaataatacatacaagaaaacacgctggcgagaaacctttttcttgctcagattgtggaaaacgtTACTCTGACAGGTCAAATTTCAAGAAACACACAAGATCGCATGGGAAGAAATcgttcagttgcagtgtttgtgctgaaagattctcttgtaaaaagctttctgagagacacgagtgtgctggtgagaatagcagccatctttga
- the LOC144009382 gene encoding uncharacterized protein LOC144009382 isoform X4 — MTFKSSMTFAPLKREDEVKGESEEGTGAEPSNSISTPQNMIPESDADHWGPSQAKSDDIRSLSSHDDDDDDDDDRSCHTDDKSCECSHCGKTLSSKGSLKIHLRRHTGEKPFSCSDCGKSFSRKSLLTLHSRTHTGEKPFSCSDCGKSFSQKSHLTTHTRRHTGEKPFSCLDCGKSFFRKSHLTLHSRTHTGEKPFSCLDCGKSFSWKSALTTHTRRHTGEKLFSCLDCGKSFSDKSDLTTHKRKHTGEKPFSCLDCGKSFSWKSDLTTHTRGHTGEKPFSCLDCGKSFSLKSNLTKHSTTHTGEKLFACTHCGKSFSQKSHLTLHSRTHTGEKPFSCSDCGKSFSSKSNLTTHTRRHTAEKPFACLDCGKSFSLKSHLTRHTKSHTGEKPFSCSDCGKSFSSKSNFTKHTRIHSGEKPFSCSDCGKSFSHRSYLTIHTRKHAGEKPFSCSDCGKSFYRKQHLTIHTRRHTGEKPFSCSDCGKSFSRRSYLIIHTRKHAGEKPFSCSDCGKRYSDRSNFKKHTRSHGKKSFSCSVCAERFSCKKLSERHECAGENSSHL; from the coding sequence atgaccttcaagtcatcaatgaccttcgcccctttaaagagggaagatgaagtcaagggtgagagtgaggagggcacaGGGGCGGAGCCTTCAAACAGCATCTCaactcctcaaaacatgattccagaaagtgatgcagaccactggggaccatcacaagcaaaaagtgatgacataaggtccctttcttctcatgatgatgatgatgatgatgatgatgataggtcgtgtcacactgacgacaaatcctgcgaatgttctcactgtgggaaaacattgagttcaaaaggaagtttgaaaattcacctgagaagacacactggggaaaaacctttttcttgctcagattgtggcaaaagcttctctcggaagtcacttttaacattacattcaagaacacacactggggaaaaacctttttcttgctcagattgtggcaaaagcttctctcagaagtcacatttaacaacacatacaagaagacacactggggaaaaacctttttcttgtttagattgtggcaaaagcttctttcggaagtcacatttaacattacattcaagaacacacactggggaaaaacctttttcttgtttagattgtggtaaaagcttctcttggaagtcagctttaacaacacatacaagaagacacactggggaaaaacttttttcttgtttagattgtggcaaaagcttctctgacaagtcagatttaacaacacataaaagaaaacacactggggaaaaacctttttcttgtttagattgtggcaaaagcttctcttggaagtcagatttaacaacacatacaagaggacacactggggaaaaacctttttcttgtttagattgtggcaaaagcttctctttgaagtcaaatttaacaaaacattcaacaacacacactggggaaaaactttttgcttgtacccactgtggcaaaagcttctctcagaagtcacatttaacattacattcaagaacacacactggggaaaaacctttttcttgctcagattgtggcaaaagcttctcttcgaagtcaaatttaacaacacatacaagaagacacactgcggaaaaaccttttgcttgtttagattgtggcaaaagcttctctttgaagtcacatttaacaagacatacaaaaagccacactggcgagaaacctttttcttgctcagattgtggcaaaagcttctcttcgaagtcaaatttcacaaaacatacaagaatccatagtggcgagaaacctttctcttgctcagattgtggcaaaagcttctctcacaggtcatatttaacaatacatacaagaaaacacgctggtgagaaacctttttcttgctcagattgtggcaaaagcttctatcGGAAGCAGCatttaacaatacatacaagaaggcacactggcgagaaacctttctcttgctcagattgtggcaaaagcttctctcgcaggtcatatttaataatacatacaagaaaacacgctggcgagaaacctttttcttgctcagattgtggaaaacgtTACTCTGACAGGTCAAATTTCAAGAAACACACAAGATCGCATGGGAAGAAATcgttcagttgcagtgtttgtgctgaaagattctcttgtaaaaagctttctgagagacacgagtgtgctggtgagaatagcagccatctttga